Proteins encoded within one genomic window of Acidimicrobiales bacterium:
- a CDS encoding enoyl-CoA hydratase-related protein encodes MSQSTPDYEVSAEDRGPVRIVVLDRPRKLNAFTAEGYRALAARLDAAAADPDVAVCVLTGRGRAFSAGVDLSAMSRAGGSAELGVAFDPLLDRLARFPKPLVAAVNGLAVGFGATLLLHCDLVVVDDDAEIRMPFISLGTCAEAGSSWLLPRRVGPQQAAWMVLSGSALSAAEAVATGFALERAPAGGAVEHAVALAEQLAAHGVAALVANKRLLREGWAEHIAEVWAREKVAMAAIAEELGPIGWAGTT; translated from the coding sequence GTGAGCCAGTCGACGCCCGACTACGAAGTGTCCGCCGAGGACCGGGGCCCTGTCCGCATTGTCGTCCTGGACCGGCCCCGGAAGCTGAACGCCTTCACGGCGGAGGGCTACCGGGCGCTGGCCGCGCGGCTCGACGCCGCCGCCGCCGACCCGGACGTGGCGGTCTGCGTCCTCACCGGCCGGGGCCGGGCGTTCTCGGCGGGCGTGGACCTCTCCGCGATGAGCCGGGCGGGCGGGAGCGCCGAGCTCGGCGTCGCGTTCGATCCCCTGCTCGACCGGCTGGCGCGTTTCCCGAAGCCGCTCGTGGCCGCGGTGAACGGCCTCGCCGTCGGGTTCGGCGCGACGCTGCTGCTGCACTGCGATCTCGTGGTCGTCGACGACGACGCCGAGATCCGCATGCCCTTCATCAGCCTCGGGACCTGTGCCGAGGCGGGGAGCAGCTGGCTCCTGCCGCGCCGGGTGGGCCCGCAGCAGGCGGCGTGGATGGTGCTGTCGGGGTCCGCGCTCAGTGCCGCGGAGGCCGTCGCCACCGGGTTCGCCCTGGAGCGGGCCCCGGCCGGGGGCGCCGTCGAACATGCCGTCGCCCTGGCCGAGCAGCTCGCCGCGCACGGTGTCGCCGCGCTGGTGGCGAACAAGCGCCTGCTGCGCGAGGGCTGGGCCGAGCACATCGCCGAGGTGTGGGCGAGGGAGAAGGTGGCCATGGCCGCCATCGCCGAGGAGCTCGGGCCCATCGGCTGGGCGGGGACGACGTGA